ACCTTACCGGGCAGCCTTTGTATTGCCTTGTCCCGGGCCTACAATTTCCAGCTCGCCCTATCAGACAACTCAGGACGGGTATTTACAAACAACCATGAACGTAAGTATATTCATTAGCAACCTAATTATCTAGCCGAAACCTTTTTTCACTTTCTCGAGCTACTTAAGCTCCTGACCCGAGGATCTTCATGCATTTCAAGCCAGCTGTTTCCGTTCTGGTGGCTGCAATCGCGTTGGCATCACTGCTGAGCGGATGTAATCAAAAGCAAGAGGCGGCGCCTGCCCCACCCCCTCCTCAGGTCGGCGTAGTTACCGTGAAAACTCAGACTTACACCCAGACAACCGATCTTCCGGGGCGAACGACTGCGTTTCGCATCGCCGAAGTTCGTCCCCAAGTCAATGGCATCATTCTCAAGCGATTGTTCACTGAAGGCGGCGACGTCAAAGCGGGTGATCAGCTCTACCAGATCGATCCAGCTATCTACGAAGCTACAGCTACCAGCGCCAAGGCGACTTTACAGTCGGCCAAGTCGTTGTCTGATCGCTACAAGCAGTTGGTCAACGAGCAAGCTGTAAGCCGTCAAGAATTCGACACGGCGCGGGCCAGCAGCCTTGAAGCCCAGGCAGCCTTGCAAACCGCCGAAATTAACCTGCGCTACACCAAGGTACTTGCACCTATTTCGGGTCGCATTGGTCGCTCTGCCGTGACTGAAGGTGCGTTGGTTAACAATGCCCAGACCAATGCCATGGCGGTGATTCAACAACTTGACCCGATCTACGTCGATGTTACCCAGTCGTCCGCAGACCTGCTGGCACTGCGTCGTCAACTGGATAGCGGCAAATTGCAAAAAGCCGGTGATAACGCTGCCAAGGTCAAATTGACTCTGGAAGACAACAGCGCCTACCCACTTGAAGGCAAACTGGAATTCTCAGAAGTATCGGTCGACCAGACCACTGGTTCCGTAACCCTGCGCGCCAAGTTCCCTAACCCCAAACACACATTGCTGCCGGGTATGTTCGTCCATGCACAATTGCAGGCGGGCATAAACTCGGCAGCCATTCTGGTACCACAACAGGGCATAACCCGTGATTTAAAAGGCTCCCCAACAGCGCTGATCGTTAACGCGGACAACAAAGTTGAACTGCGTCAGCTCACGGCCTCGACGACTGCGGGCAGCCAGTGGTTGATTGACAGTGGCCTTAAAGTGGGTGATCGAGTAATTACCGAAGGCCTTCAGTACGTCAAGCCTGGCGTGGAAGTCAAAGCAACTGAGGCAACTAACGTCGCCCCTGCTAACCCGGCACCTGCACCGGCCACTGATAAAGCCGCGAGCAGTAAAGGGGAGTAATCATGTCGAAATTTTTTATCGACCGACCAATTTTCGCATGGGTGATCGCCCTGATGATCATGTTGATCGGGGCATTGGCCATTGCCAAACTGCCGATCAACCAATACCCAGCCATTGCACCACCCGCGATCGCGATTTCGGTAACTTACCCAGGCGCCTCTGCGCAAACCGTGCAAGACACCGTGGTTCAGGTAATCGAACAGCAGCTCAACGGTATTGATAATCTACGTTATGTCGGCTCAGAGAGTAACTCTGACGGCAGCATGACCATCACCGCGACATTCAACCAGGGCACCAACCCGGACATCGCTCAAGTTCAAGTGCAGAACAAGTTGAACCTGGCGACGCCCTTGCTTCCACAAGAAGTGCAGCAACAGGGTATTCGTGTAACCAAGGCCGTGAGAAACTTTCTGCTTGTTATAGGCTTGGTCTCTGACGACGGCAGTATGACCAGGGACGACCTGGCCAATTACATTGTTTCCAATATGCAGGACCCTATTTCGCGGACCTCCGGGGTCGGTGACTTCCAGGTTTTCGGTGCCCAGTACGCGATGCGTATCTGGCTTGACCCGGCTAAACTAAACAACTTCAAACTTACGCCGGTGGATGTATCAGCGGCAGTTGCGGCGCAGAACGTGCAGATTTCGTCGGGTCAAATCGGCGGCCTTCCAGCACTCCCCGGTCAGCAACTAAACGCTACGATCATCGGCAAAACCCGTCTGCAAACCGCTGAGCAGTTCAAGAACATCCTGCTCAAAGTCAACCTCGATGGTTCGCAGGTTCGGTTGAGCGATGTTGCCGATGTCGCCCTTGGCGGAGAAAACTACAGCGTCAGCGCGCAATTCAACGGAAAACCTGCCTCTGGTCTGGCCATCAAACTGGCAACGGGCGCCAACGCACTGGATACTTCTAAAGCGATCCGGGCAACGGTTGCTCAGCTCGAACCGTTCTTCCCGCCAGGCATGCGCGCGGTTTATCCGTATGACACCACACCAGTGATCACCGAATCGATTAACGGGGTTGTTCACACCTTGATTGAGGCGATCGTCCTGGTATTCCTGGTGATGTTCCTGTTCCTGCAGAACTTGCGCGCCACGCTCATTACCACCATGACCATCCCGGTCGTGCTGCTGGGAACCTTCGGTATCCTTGCAGCCGTCGGTTTCACTATCAACACCCTGACCATGTTTGGTGTGGTGTTGGCCATCGGCTT
The nucleotide sequence above comes from Pseudomonas sp. AB6. Encoded proteins:
- a CDS encoding efflux RND transporter periplasmic adaptor subunit, which gives rise to MHFKPAVSVLVAAIALASLLSGCNQKQEAAPAPPPPQVGVVTVKTQTYTQTTDLPGRTTAFRIAEVRPQVNGIILKRLFTEGGDVKAGDQLYQIDPAIYEATATSAKATLQSAKSLSDRYKQLVNEQAVSRQEFDTARASSLEAQAALQTAEINLRYTKVLAPISGRIGRSAVTEGALVNNAQTNAMAVIQQLDPIYVDVTQSSADLLALRRQLDSGKLQKAGDNAAKVKLTLEDNSAYPLEGKLEFSEVSVDQTTGSVTLRAKFPNPKHTLLPGMFVHAQLQAGINSAAILVPQQGITRDLKGSPTALIVNADNKVELRQLTASTTAGSQWLIDSGLKVGDRVITEGLQYVKPGVEVKATEATNVAPANPAPAPATDKAASSKGE